The sequence GAGCAAAGTCACATCCTTAAGAAGATTGAGCCGGAACATGAAACCAGAGCCAACGGAACGGGCAGCTGGGATGGAGAGGACTCCGGCGCTGACCCTGATTCTGTGGAGCTGGAGCGGGCCTTGCCGGGAAGGAAGCAGAACGGACTCCCACTCCCTGGCCCTGGCACGGCCGTGTGCAACGGACACGCCCGCAGCTCGAATGGTGCCTTATCGACCCAGGAGTGCTGGGTGCCCGCGGGGAGCGGTGCTGCCAGCAGTCCCCCTCCGGACCGTGCCCGGGTGGAGGGCAGGGTGGACATGGGCAGCCCTGAGTGTGGAGACTGCAGCCAGGAGCCTGCTGCTGGGCGGGCCCTGCACAGGACTCGGCGCCCCGCCAAGGTCAACGGTGCCCATGCCGCCGCCGAGGGGCCCTCAGGCACGAGAAGCACTTCCGTGGTGCCCACAGCGCCGGCCCGGCCCTGGGACTGCAGCTTTATCTCAGACTTCTACTCCCGCTCGAGACTGCACCACATCTCGACGTGGAAGTGTGAGCTGACTGAGTTTGTCAATGCCCTCCAGAGACAGAGTAGTGGTGTCTTCCCAGGaagggaaaagttaaaaaaaatgaaagcaggcaGGTCTGCACTTGTTGTGACTGACACAGGAAATATGTCAGTGTTGAGTTCACCCAGACATCCGAGCTGTATAATGCATGTTGATATGGATTGCTTCTTTGTATCAGTGGGTATACGAAATAGACCAGATCTCAAAGGAAAGCCAGTTGCCGTTACAAGTAACAGAGGCACGGGAAGGGCGCCGTTACGTCCGGGCGCCAACCCCCAGCTGGAGTGGCAGTACTACCAGAGCAGGATGCTGAGAGGCAAAGCAGCAGATATACCAGATTCATCAATGTGGGAGAGTCAAGATTCTGCACAAGCAAATGGAATTGATACTATTTTGTCAAAGGCTGAAATTGCATCTTGTAGTTATGAAGCCAGGTATGTAAAAAGTTAAGTgtcttaacatttattgagtgtttaatttagttaattgtttttatataatCTTTGGAAGTGGATTCAGACATACTAATAAGGTGTAGGATTTAACTTTGCATTTAAATATGTTACATTTATGGAAAGGAATTTTTCTAGTCTCAATCACTTACAAATGTGAGGTAACTAAATAAGTAACTTAATAGTTCCTGGCAAACCTGTTGCAGGACCTAcagtggaaataaaaagaaattgggCACTCTTGGTTTTTTAACCATTGTCTCTTGAAACATGGAATTAAAGATTAGATATTTTTGAATGGAAGAGGACTTTAATACTCATCTCCTGTAATCTTTCCTTTATGAAATTTACTGTAATAAATGATTAAGTAACATACGGGTGTGTTTTGGGTTGTTTGTGTGCCTTTTTATCGGCACAGGCCATTCAGAGCTGATTTGTGCTGAGCTCAGTGACTTGTCTTCTTGGCTCCTCCCCTGAGTTATTGAATGCTGGTGTGTGCTTCTGATGGCTACACAGCTGCCTTAGGTTTCTGGAGGGTATGATGAGGCTCAGGAGAACTCTCTGTCCTTGGGTGTTggtgtgacagtttgaatgtattacgtcccccaaaatgccattatctttgatgtaatcttgtgcaggcagatgtatcagtgttgattagactgtaattctttgggtgtttccatggagatacgacccacccaactgtgggtgtgactctggattctttccatggaggtgtggccctgcccattcagcctgggccttgattagtttactggagcactatataagctcagacagaaggagtgagcttgctacagccaagatggacactttgaagaatgcacagaaactgagagtagctgcagatgagagacagtttgaagatggttgttgaaagcagactcttgctctggagaagctgagaggggacaagcaccccaagggcaactgagagtgacatttttaaggaactgcagcctagggaggaacgtcctgggagaaagccattttgaaacccaaactttggagcagacaccagccacgtgccttcccaggtaacaaaggttttctggatgcgaTTGTcgatcctccagcaaaggtacccgattgttgatgcgttaccttggacactttatagccttaagactataactgtgtaaccaaataaaccccctttataaaaaaaaaaaaaaaaaaaaaagggatattttaTCACAGACATGGTTTAGAGTTTCCAGCATGGGTTGATAATGAAAAGAAGTCCGACTGTTAGTCAGTTTTACTAATGCGTTTAAAAATTCTACAGACAATGCCTGTATTGTCTTACTACCTGCTCTTGCTGCCCCACCTTGGCATACCATCCCCAACCAAGAGAAGATAGAATCACAAAACAATTAATGCTGGGCAGAGTGAAATGAAAGTTACTGCCATCTTTAAAACTGGGGGCTTTGGAGAACCAGGGAATTTCCTGGATATGTCCCCAGAGGAGACATGAGCCTGTCTTGATCCCCATTTTTCTTTGTGGCCGTGTCTTCCCATCCCATGTGACTGGTCTGTCTGAGATCAAAACTCACAAATAGCTGACACACCTTTGAGGACATTTCCTGAAGAAGTGGATCAACAGATGGCCACAGGGTGCCACTGGGTCCTGCTGCCGTTCAATTCCTAGGGGACAAATGAAGTTTTGGAATGGTCCACATTAATCTCATCATTAGGGACCTTATGAAAATTCTTtaaggc comes from Choloepus didactylus isolate mChoDid1 chromosome 20, mChoDid1.pri, whole genome shotgun sequence and encodes:
- the LOC119516656 gene encoding DNA repair protein REV1-like, whose protein sequence is MRRSEWRKRAENDGWENWSGYMAAKVRKLEEQFRSEAAMQKDGTSSTIFSGVAIYVNGYTDPSAEELRKLMLLHGGQYHVYYSRSKTTHIIATNLPHAKIKELKGEKVIRPEWIVESIRAGRLLSHIPYQLYTHQSSVQRGLGFKPVCKPEDPLPGPSNVAEQFNNRQSHILKKIEPEHETRANGTGSWDGEDSGADPDSVELERALPGRKQNGLPLPGPGTAVCNGHARSSNGALSTQECWVPAGSGAASSPPPDRARVEGRVDMGSPECGDCSQEPAAGRALHRTRRPAKVNGAHAAAEGPSGTRSTSVVPTAPARPWDCSFISDFYSRSRLHHISTWKCELTEFVNALQRQSSGVFPGREKLKKMKAGRSALVVTDTGNMSVLSSPRHPSCIMHVDMDCFFVSVGIRNRPDLKGKPVAVTSNRGTGRAPLRPGANPQLEWQYYQSRMLRGKAADIPDSSMWESQDSAQANGIDTILSKAEIASCSYEARYVKS